In one Vidua chalybeata isolate OUT-0048 chromosome 4, bVidCha1 merged haplotype, whole genome shotgun sequence genomic region, the following are encoded:
- the ALB gene encoding albumin, which yields MKWLTLISLILLLSSARSRNLQRTARDADHKSPIAHRFNDLKEETFKAVAMITFAQYLQRCSYEGLSKLVKDVVDLAHKCVANEDAPECSKSLPSIFLDEICQVEKLRDSYGDMADCCGKADPERNQCFLSFKVQQPDFIAPYQRPAADVICNEYKDHRVQLLGNFIYTVARRNPFLHAPAILGLAAEYENALKACCSESDVGACLDGKAAVIKERAKKIDVHQQHGCRLLHKYGERTFEASKLIRMSQKYPKAPFAELVKMVHEVKDVHKECCDGDMVECVDDWSQLVASVCAKHDVFSSKLKPCCELPAVEQTKCIMEAEYDDKPENLPSLVEKYIQDKEVCKSYEPNHDAFLSEFVYEYSRRHPEFSTQLIMRITKGYETLLDKCCKTDNPAECYGNAQEELNKHIKETEDVVKTNCELFKTHGEADFLKGILVRYTKKMPQVSTETLLEIGKKMTAVGNKCCNLPEQQRMSCSEDYLSVIIEDMCKRQESTPINDQVSQCCNELYSYRRPCFTALGVDTKYVPPPFDPMMFNFDEKMCSASPAEREAGQLKLLVNLIKRKPQITEEQLKTIGGGFTAMMEKCCKQSDVEGCLGEEGAALIVQSRATLGIGA from the exons ATGAAGTGGTTaacattaatttcattaattcttctcctgagctctgccagATCCAGGAATCTGCAAAGAACTGCACGAGATGCAG ACCACAAGAGTCCGATTGCCCACCGCTTCAACGACTTGAAGGAAGAGACATTTAAGGCAGT GGCCATGATCACATTTGCCCAGTACCTCCAGAGATGCTCCTACGAAGGACTGTCCAAGCTGGTGAAGGATGTTGTTGATTTGGCACATAAGTGTGTGGCCAACGAGGATGCTCCTGAGTGCTCAAAATCACTG CCCTCCATTTTCCTGGATGAAATCTGCCAAGTGGAAAAGCTCCGCGACTCATACGGTGACATGGCTGACTGCTGTGGTAAAGCTGATCCCGAAAGAAATCAGTGCTTCCTGTCCTTCAAAGTTCAGCAACCAGACTTCATCGCACCCTACCAGAGACCAGCTGCTGACGTGATCTGCAACGAGTACAAGGACCATCGGGTGCAACTCCTGGGAAA TTTCATCTATACTGTTGCAAGAAGAAACCCCTTCTTGCACGCCCCAGCGATCCTGGGTCTGGCTGCTGAGTATGAAAATGCACTTAAAGCCTGTTGCTCAGAGAGTGATGTTGGTGCTTGCTTGGATGGAAAG GCAGCTGTCATCAAGGAAAGAGCCAAGAAGATAGATGTGCACCAGCAGCACGGATGTAGACTCCTCCACAAGTATGGTGAGAGGACTTTCGAAGCAAG TAAACTTATTCGTATGAGCCAGAAGTACCCCAAGGCTCCATTTGCAGAACTTGTTAAGATGGTCCATGAAGTGAAGGATGTCCACAAAGAGTGCTGTGATGGGGACATGGTGGAATGCGTGGATGACTGG TCACAGCTGGTGGCCTCTGTGTGCGCCAAACATGATGTTTTCTCAAGCAAACTCAAGCCCTGCTGCGAGCTGCCAGCTGTGGAACAGACCAAGTGCATCATGGAGGCAGAGTATGATGACAAACCTGAGAATCTTCCTTCACTAgttgaaaaatacattcaagATAAGGAAGTGTGTAAAAGCTATGAGCCAAACCATGATGCATTCCTGTCAGA GTTTGTTTATGAATATTCACGAAGACACCCTGAGTTCTCCACACAGCTGATTATGAGGATTACTAAGGGATATGAAACACTCCTGGATAAGTGCTGCAAGACAGACAACCCTGCTGAGTGCTACGGAAACGCT CAAGAGGAACTGAACAAGCACATCAAGGAAACCGAGGATGTTGTGAAGACCAACTGTGAGCTGTTCAAAACCCATGGCGAGGCGGACTTCCTTAAAGG AATTCTGGTCCGCTACACTAAGAAAATGCCTCAGGTATCAACTGAGACCTTGCTGGAAATCGGGAAGAAAATGACAGCCGTTGGCAACAAGTGCTGCAATCTTCCTGAGCAGCAACGCATGTCTTGTTCTGAGGACTAT ctgagTGTCATCATTGAAGATATGTGCAAGAGACAGGAGAGCACCCCTATCAATGACCAGGTTTCACAGTGCTGCAATGAACTCTACTCTTACAGGAGACCATGTTTCACTGCCTTGGGTGTAGATACCAAATATGTGCCTCCACCATTTGATCCCATGATGTTCAATTTTGATGAGAAAATGTGCAGTGCTTCTCCGGCTGAGCGCGAAGCAGGGCAGCTGAA ATTGCTCGTCAACCTCATCAAGCGCAAGCCCCAGATAACAGAAGAACAACTAAAGACAATTGGTGGGGGTTTCACTGCCATGATGGAAAAGTGCTGCAAGCAGTCAGATGTTGAGGGGTGTCTTGGGGAAGAG GGTGCTGCCCTAATAgtccagagcagagccacaTTAGGAATTGGTGCTTAA